The following are from one region of the Halodesulfurarchaeum sp. HSR-GB genome:
- a CDS encoding methyltransferase domain-containing protein: MILLVRGDREFLVEPGAELHTDLGVVHVPEDVEPGQQVESHLGEAFGVRALRGPDLFNHLERTGAPMMPKDIGLLVGHTGVAAGDRVLDAGTGTGVLAAYLGRMGAAVTTYERDPDFAEVARENMKLAGVAETVEVRTGDLTEALGDLADFDVLTLDTEDAPTVVARAPDLLVSGGFLAVYSPFIEAAREVEHTAREAGLGDIETTETIQRRMDFDDRGSRPSTKGVGHTGYLTFARMV, translated from the coding sequence GTGATTCTCCTCGTCCGCGGCGACCGGGAGTTTCTGGTCGAACCGGGTGCGGAACTCCACACCGATCTGGGGGTCGTGCACGTCCCCGAGGACGTCGAACCCGGTCAGCAGGTCGAGAGCCATCTGGGTGAGGCCTTCGGGGTCCGGGCCCTGCGGGGACCGGACCTGTTCAACCACCTGGAACGGACCGGCGCGCCGATGATGCCCAAGGACATCGGCCTCCTGGTCGGGCACACAGGCGTCGCGGCCGGCGACCGGGTGCTCGACGCCGGCACCGGGACAGGCGTGCTCGCGGCCTATCTCGGTCGGATGGGGGCCGCGGTGACGACCTACGAGCGTGACCCCGACTTTGCCGAGGTGGCCCGCGAGAACATGAAACTGGCTGGGGTGGCCGAGACCGTCGAGGTTCGGACCGGCGACCTGACCGAGGCGCTTGGGGACCTGGCTGACTTCGACGTGCTCACACTCGACACGGAAGACGCACCGACCGTCGTCGCTCGGGCACCCGATCTGCTCGTCTCCGGCGGTTTCCTGGCCGTCTACTCGCCGTTCATCGAGGCCGCTCGCGAGGTCGAACACACGGCTCGCGAAGCGGGTCTCGGGGACATCGAGACGACCGAGACCATCCAGCGGCGGATGGACTTCGACGACCGTGGGTCCCGTCCCTCCACGAAGGGCGTCGGTCACACGGGCTATCTGACCTTCGCACGGATGGTGTAA
- a CDS encoding transcription factor S gives MEFCDECGSMMRADGEFWVCTSCENRQPKNPDANYVLSEEQEVSEVIETGTGGDTGLPTTETECPECGNDTAYWYMQQIRSADESETRFFVCTECDHRWREDDH, from the coding sequence ATGGAGTTCTGTGACGAATGCGGCTCGATGATGCGAGCCGACGGCGAGTTCTGGGTGTGTACCAGCTGTGAGAACCGACAGCCCAAGAACCCCGACGCGAACTACGTCCTCTCGGAGGAACAGGAGGTAAGCGAGGTCATCGAGACCGGAACGGGCGGTGACACCGGGCTGCCGACGACCGAGACCGAGTGCCCGGAGTGTGGGAACGATACGGCCTACTGGTACATGCAGCAGATCCGCTCGGCCGACGAGTCAGAGACCCGCTTTTTCGTCTGTACGGAGTGCGATCACCGCTGGCGAGAAGACGATCACTGA
- a CDS encoding nascent polypeptide-associated complex protein, with protein sequence MFGGGGMNPRKMEQLMDQMGIDLDELDAVEATITLEDGTKLHFDEPEVTRMDAQGQETYQVVGEPAEHEAESEESESPAESGTGIPEADVEIVAERAGVPTETARQALEAADGDLAAAIDDLE encoded by the coding sequence ATGTTCGGAGGCGGCGGCATGAACCCGCGCAAGATGGAACAGCTCATGGACCAGATGGGGATCGACCTCGACGAACTCGACGCCGTCGAGGCCACGATCACCCTCGAAGACGGGACCAAACTCCACTTCGACGAGCCCGAGGTCACCCGCATGGACGCCCAGGGCCAGGAGACCTACCAGGTCGTCGGCGAACCAGCGGAACACGAGGCGGAGTCCGAGGAGAGCGAGTCCCCGGCCGAGTCCGGGACTGGGATTCCCGAGGCCGACGTCGAGATCGTTGCCGAGCGGGCCGGGGTTCCGACGGAGACAGCCCGACAGGCCCTCGAAGCGGCGGATGGCGACCTCGCGGCGGCCATCGACGACCTCGAGTGA
- a CDS encoding PUA domain-containing protein: protein MHSAAQLRTVADYQFGAGAGQALFPPDVDRTIQRSASGRPRQVIQDGDRLVSLGTDGRFTLGLAGGQALQAALDPPAYRVVVGDESEPFVRDGKNVFAKFVQSVDPTVRAGDEVLIEHERGELIAVGRAELDASAMLDFETGMAVLVREGAR, encoded by the coding sequence ATGCACTCGGCGGCACAACTTCGCACCGTAGCCGACTACCAGTTCGGGGCTGGGGCCGGGCAGGCGCTTTTTCCACCCGACGTGGACCGGACGATCCAGCGCTCCGCATCCGGTCGCCCGCGCCAGGTCATCCAGGACGGCGACCGGCTGGTGAGTCTGGGTACTGATGGCCGCTTCACGCTCGGTCTGGCCGGTGGGCAGGCTCTCCAGGCAGCGCTGGATCCTCCGGCGTATCGGGTCGTCGTGGGTGACGAGAGCGAGCCGTTCGTCAGGGACGGAAAGAACGTCTTCGCGAAGTTCGTCCAGTCGGTCGATCCGACGGTGCGTGCGGGCGACGAGGTACTAATCGAACACGAACGCGGCGAACTCATCGCGGTTGGCCGGGCCGAACTCGACGCGTCGGCGATGCTCGACTTCGAGACGGGCATGGCCGTGCTCGTCCGCGAGGGCGCTCGCTGA